From a single Miscanthus floridulus cultivar M001 chromosome 8, ASM1932011v1, whole genome shotgun sequence genomic region:
- the LOC136472848 gene encoding uncharacterized protein isoform X2: MENAGRLEALKERGFRDAETPNGGHSSSYLRHRHSRSAMSTSVNVPDVSPRLSDHIPAVNRSKMANRRYSLNLPEQLPEHRIITTAERAERSISKSVADLAWEIAVLEEEVVRKELHLLSLYRAAFDQYLGVSPRASAQVEQESHRQRSKRTTDEGTLRLKNIKESASYNLPTLSDSKRELSRSSSGRSSLANFLSASIAEYVPKISCKLSEDILRCISAVYCKLASRPLQEANSETASTPSFSSASSSFSLKYPVDGWSPRCYYNVDATSDIYTSSDGNNGQYSGMIIFPKIHIDEDKFDYASKMLDTIRSLIKRLEKIDPTKMAHEEQLCFWINIHNALVMHAFMAYGLQEKRMKSTDLILKAAYNVGGHSVNSQIIQNSILGCQSHHPSLWVRTLFTPMKKSGSSIHPYALCYSEPIAHFALSTGAFSDPPVRLYTAKKLYHQLEQARSEFIQANVMVRKQTIFLPKVLHFYAKDASLELPDLVDIVCESMPELQQKEIRRYLRRRIDKCVEWLPYKSSFRYTVHRSLAE; the protein is encoded by the exons ATGGAGAACGCCGGACGACTAGAGGCGCTCAAGGAAAGAGGCTTCCGCGACGCAGAAACACCAAATGGGGGTCACTCATCTTCGTACCTGCGACACCGACACTCAAGAAG TGCTATGAGCACGTCTGTAAATGTTCCTGATGTGTCACCACGACTCTCCGATCACATACCT GCAGTCAATCGCAGCAAGATGGCCAACAGAAGATATTCACTCAACCTCCCTGAACAATTGCCCGAGCATCGCATCATCACAACTGCAGAGAGAGCTGAAAGAAGTATTTCAAAG TCAGTTGCAGATTTGGCCTGGGAGATAGCTGTCCTTGAGGAGGAAGTTGTTCGCAAGGAACTGCACCTGCTGTCCTTGTACAGAGCAGCATTCGATCAGTACCTCGGTGTCTCTCCTCGTGCGTCCGCTCAG GTGGAGCAGGAATCGCACCGTCAACGCAGCAAAAGGACTACTGACGAAGGCACCCTTCGCCTGAAAAACATCAAGGAGTCTGCATCCTACAACCTGCCAACACTCTCAGATTCTAAACGT GAGCTGTCAAGATCATCTTCAGGGCGGTCTAGCCTTGCCAACTTCTTGAGCGCTTCGATCGCTGAATATGTGCCCAAGATCTCGTGCAAGCTTTCAGAGGACATACTAAGGTGCATTTCTGCTGTCTACTGCAAACTTGCAAGCAGGCCATTACAAGAGGCGAATTCTGAGACGGCATCCACACCTTCTTTCTCATCTGCATCGAGTTCTTTTTCTCTCAAGTACCCGGTCGATGGTTGGAGCCCTCGATGCTATTACAATGTCGATGCAAcctcagatatatatacttcatcTGATGGGAATAATGGGCAGTACAGTGGGATGATAATTTTCCCAAAGATACATATAGATGAAGACAAATTTGATTATGCCTCTAAAATGCTCGATACTATCAG ATCGCTGATAAAACGGCTGGAGAAGATTGATCCTACAAAGATGGCACATGAAGAGCAACTCTGTTTCTGGATTAACATCCACAATGCTTTGGTTATGCAT GCTTTCATGGCCTATGGATTACAGGAAAAACGAATGAAAAGCACTGACTTGATTTTGAAG GCTGCATATAATGTGGGTGGACATTCAGTAAATTCCCAAATTATTCAGAACTCAATTCTAGGATGTCAATCCCACCACCCTTCACTG TGGGTTCGCACACTATTTACACCAATGAAAAAATCAGGGAGCtccatacatccatatgcgcttTGTTATTCAGAGCCAATTGCTCACTTTGCTCTTTCGACCGGAGCATTTTCAGATCCACCT GTAAGGCTGTACACAGCCAAGAAATTATACCATCAACTGGAGCAAGCCAGAAGCGAGTTCATTCAAGCAAATGTTATGGTCCGGAAGCAGACCATCTTCCTACCCAAAGTTCTCCACTTCTATGCAAAGGATGCTTCCCTAGAGTTGCCTGACCTTGTTGACATAGTATGCGAGAGCATGCCTGAGCTACAGCAAAAAGAGATCAGACGATATCTTAGGAGGAGGATTGACAAGTGTGTCGAGTGGTTGCCCTACAAATCTTCTTTCAGATACACTGTGCACAGGAGTTTGGCTGAGTAG
- the LOC136472848 gene encoding uncharacterized protein isoform X1 — MENAGRLEALKERGFRDAETPNGGHSSSYLRHRHSRSAMSTSVNVPDVSPRLSDHIPAVNRSKMANRRYSLNLPEQLPEHRIITTAERAERSISKSVADLAWEIAVLEEEVVRKELHLLSLYRAAFDQYLGVSPRASAQVEQESHRQRSKRTTDEGTLRLKNIKESASYNLPTLSDSKRHTQELSRSSSGRSSLANFLSASIAEYVPKISCKLSEDILRCISAVYCKLASRPLQEANSETASTPSFSSASSSFSLKYPVDGWSPRCYYNVDATSDIYTSSDGNNGQYSGMIIFPKIHIDEDKFDYASKMLDTIRSLIKRLEKIDPTKMAHEEQLCFWINIHNALVMHAFMAYGLQEKRMKSTDLILKAAYNVGGHSVNSQIIQNSILGCQSHHPSLWVRTLFTPMKKSGSSIHPYALCYSEPIAHFALSTGAFSDPPVRLYTAKKLYHQLEQARSEFIQANVMVRKQTIFLPKVLHFYAKDASLELPDLVDIVCESMPELQQKEIRRYLRRRIDKCVEWLPYKSSFRYTVHRSLAE, encoded by the exons ATGGAGAACGCCGGACGACTAGAGGCGCTCAAGGAAAGAGGCTTCCGCGACGCAGAAACACCAAATGGGGGTCACTCATCTTCGTACCTGCGACACCGACACTCAAGAAG TGCTATGAGCACGTCTGTAAATGTTCCTGATGTGTCACCACGACTCTCCGATCACATACCT GCAGTCAATCGCAGCAAGATGGCCAACAGAAGATATTCACTCAACCTCCCTGAACAATTGCCCGAGCATCGCATCATCACAACTGCAGAGAGAGCTGAAAGAAGTATTTCAAAG TCAGTTGCAGATTTGGCCTGGGAGATAGCTGTCCTTGAGGAGGAAGTTGTTCGCAAGGAACTGCACCTGCTGTCCTTGTACAGAGCAGCATTCGATCAGTACCTCGGTGTCTCTCCTCGTGCGTCCGCTCAG GTGGAGCAGGAATCGCACCGTCAACGCAGCAAAAGGACTACTGACGAAGGCACCCTTCGCCTGAAAAACATCAAGGAGTCTGCATCCTACAACCTGCCAACACTCTCAGATTCTAAACGT CATACACAGGAGCTGTCAAGATCATCTTCAGGGCGGTCTAGCCTTGCCAACTTCTTGAGCGCTTCGATCGCTGAATATGTGCCCAAGATCTCGTGCAAGCTTTCAGAGGACATACTAAGGTGCATTTCTGCTGTCTACTGCAAACTTGCAAGCAGGCCATTACAAGAGGCGAATTCTGAGACGGCATCCACACCTTCTTTCTCATCTGCATCGAGTTCTTTTTCTCTCAAGTACCCGGTCGATGGTTGGAGCCCTCGATGCTATTACAATGTCGATGCAAcctcagatatatatacttcatcTGATGGGAATAATGGGCAGTACAGTGGGATGATAATTTTCCCAAAGATACATATAGATGAAGACAAATTTGATTATGCCTCTAAAATGCTCGATACTATCAG ATCGCTGATAAAACGGCTGGAGAAGATTGATCCTACAAAGATGGCACATGAAGAGCAACTCTGTTTCTGGATTAACATCCACAATGCTTTGGTTATGCAT GCTTTCATGGCCTATGGATTACAGGAAAAACGAATGAAAAGCACTGACTTGATTTTGAAG GCTGCATATAATGTGGGTGGACATTCAGTAAATTCCCAAATTATTCAGAACTCAATTCTAGGATGTCAATCCCACCACCCTTCACTG TGGGTTCGCACACTATTTACACCAATGAAAAAATCAGGGAGCtccatacatccatatgcgcttTGTTATTCAGAGCCAATTGCTCACTTTGCTCTTTCGACCGGAGCATTTTCAGATCCACCT GTAAGGCTGTACACAGCCAAGAAATTATACCATCAACTGGAGCAAGCCAGAAGCGAGTTCATTCAAGCAAATGTTATGGTCCGGAAGCAGACCATCTTCCTACCCAAAGTTCTCCACTTCTATGCAAAGGATGCTTCCCTAGAGTTGCCTGACCTTGTTGACATAGTATGCGAGAGCATGCCTGAGCTACAGCAAAAAGAGATCAGACGATATCTTAGGAGGAGGATTGACAAGTGTGTCGAGTGGTTGCCCTACAAATCTTCTTTCAGATACACTGTGCACAGGAGTTTGGCTGAGTAG
- the LOC136472848 gene encoding uncharacterized protein isoform X3: protein MFLMCHHDSPITYLWAVNRSKMANRRYSLNLPEQLPEHRIITTAERAERSISKSVADLAWEIAVLEEEVVRKELHLLSLYRAAFDQYLGVSPRASAQVEQESHRQRSKRTTDEGTLRLKNIKESASYNLPTLSDSKRHTQELSRSSSGRSSLANFLSASIAEYVPKISCKLSEDILRCISAVYCKLASRPLQEANSETASTPSFSSASSSFSLKYPVDGWSPRCYYNVDATSDIYTSSDGNNGQYSGMIIFPKIHIDEDKFDYASKMLDTIRSLIKRLEKIDPTKMAHEEQLCFWINIHNALVMHAFMAYGLQEKRMKSTDLILKAAYNVGGHSVNSQIIQNSILGCQSHHPSLWVRTLFTPMKKSGSSIHPYALCYSEPIAHFALSTGAFSDPPVRLYTAKKLYHQLEQARSEFIQANVMVRKQTIFLPKVLHFYAKDASLELPDLVDIVCESMPELQQKEIRRYLRRRIDKCVEWLPYKSSFRYTVHRSLAE from the exons ATGTTCCTGATGTGTCACCACGACTCTCCGATCACATACCTGTGG GCAGTCAATCGCAGCAAGATGGCCAACAGAAGATATTCACTCAACCTCCCTGAACAATTGCCCGAGCATCGCATCATCACAACTGCAGAGAGAGCTGAAAGAAGTATTTCAAAG TCAGTTGCAGATTTGGCCTGGGAGATAGCTGTCCTTGAGGAGGAAGTTGTTCGCAAGGAACTGCACCTGCTGTCCTTGTACAGAGCAGCATTCGATCAGTACCTCGGTGTCTCTCCTCGTGCGTCCGCTCAG GTGGAGCAGGAATCGCACCGTCAACGCAGCAAAAGGACTACTGACGAAGGCACCCTTCGCCTGAAAAACATCAAGGAGTCTGCATCCTACAACCTGCCAACACTCTCAGATTCTAAACGT CATACACAGGAGCTGTCAAGATCATCTTCAGGGCGGTCTAGCCTTGCCAACTTCTTGAGCGCTTCGATCGCTGAATATGTGCCCAAGATCTCGTGCAAGCTTTCAGAGGACATACTAAGGTGCATTTCTGCTGTCTACTGCAAACTTGCAAGCAGGCCATTACAAGAGGCGAATTCTGAGACGGCATCCACACCTTCTTTCTCATCTGCATCGAGTTCTTTTTCTCTCAAGTACCCGGTCGATGGTTGGAGCCCTCGATGCTATTACAATGTCGATGCAAcctcagatatatatacttcatcTGATGGGAATAATGGGCAGTACAGTGGGATGATAATTTTCCCAAAGATACATATAGATGAAGACAAATTTGATTATGCCTCTAAAATGCTCGATACTATCAG ATCGCTGATAAAACGGCTGGAGAAGATTGATCCTACAAAGATGGCACATGAAGAGCAACTCTGTTTCTGGATTAACATCCACAATGCTTTGGTTATGCAT GCTTTCATGGCCTATGGATTACAGGAAAAACGAATGAAAAGCACTGACTTGATTTTGAAG GCTGCATATAATGTGGGTGGACATTCAGTAAATTCCCAAATTATTCAGAACTCAATTCTAGGATGTCAATCCCACCACCCTTCACTG TGGGTTCGCACACTATTTACACCAATGAAAAAATCAGGGAGCtccatacatccatatgcgcttTGTTATTCAGAGCCAATTGCTCACTTTGCTCTTTCGACCGGAGCATTTTCAGATCCACCT GTAAGGCTGTACACAGCCAAGAAATTATACCATCAACTGGAGCAAGCCAGAAGCGAGTTCATTCAAGCAAATGTTATGGTCCGGAAGCAGACCATCTTCCTACCCAAAGTTCTCCACTTCTATGCAAAGGATGCTTCCCTAGAGTTGCCTGACCTTGTTGACATAGTATGCGAGAGCATGCCTGAGCTACAGCAAAAAGAGATCAGACGATATCTTAGGAGGAGGATTGACAAGTGTGTCGAGTGGTTGCCCTACAAATCTTCTTTCAGATACACTGTGCACAGGAGTTTGGCTGAGTAG